From one Allorhizobium ampelinum S4 genomic stretch:
- the paoA gene encoding aldehyde dehydrogenase iron-sulfur subunit PaoA, which produces MSNSNQMDLSRRDLLISSAVAAVVTGAGERSVAAQPAGDKMKLTTPVTLNVNGARREIEVDNRTTLLDALREHLDLTGTKKGCDHGQCGACTVMVDGRRINACLTLAVMHEGDEITTIEGLGQPGHLHPMQAAFVKHDGFQCGYCTPGQICSSIAVLEEIKANIPSHVTSDLNRSAQLTAIEIRERMSGNICRCGAYSNIVDAISEVGGIKA; this is translated from the coding sequence ATGTCGAACAGCAACCAAATGGATCTTTCCCGCCGGGATCTTCTTATCTCATCGGCTGTAGCGGCCGTGGTCACAGGAGCCGGCGAAAGGAGCGTGGCAGCACAGCCTGCAGGAGACAAGATGAAATTAACGACACCTGTGACGCTAAACGTCAATGGAGCGCGCCGTGAGATTGAGGTCGATAACCGCACGACCCTTCTCGACGCTCTACGGGAGCACCTGGATCTTACGGGCACAAAAAAGGGTTGTGACCATGGCCAATGTGGAGCCTGCACCGTCATGGTCGATGGTCGGCGGATCAATGCCTGTCTGACGCTGGCCGTCATGCATGAGGGCGACGAGATTACCACGATCGAAGGCCTCGGTCAGCCTGGCCACCTTCATCCGATGCAGGCAGCCTTCGTCAAGCATGATGGTTTTCAGTGTGGCTACTGTACGCCCGGCCAAATCTGTTCCTCCATAGCGGTGCTTGAGGAAATCAAGGCGAATATCCCGAGTCACGTGACGTCCGACCTCAACAGGTCTGCACAATTGACAGCCATCGAAATCCGCGAGCGGATGAGCGGCAATATCTGTCGATGCGGCGCCTATTCCAACATTGTCGACGCCATTTCCGAAGTTGGAGGGATCAAGGCATGA
- a CDS encoding FAD binding domain-containing protein codes for MKAFTFERAPSIEAAVKTAAANPDARFIAGGTNLLDLMKLEIETPTHIIDVNGLGLDEIESTDDGGLRIGALVRNTDLAAHMTVRRDYGLLSRALVAGASGQLRNKATTAGNLLQRTRCPYFYDPNQPCNKRQPGSGCSAIGGFSRQHAVVGVSDACIATHPSDMAIAMRALDATIETVKADGSRRSIPIADFHRLPGETPHIESVLERGEFVTAVLLPPPIGGKHIYRKVRDRASYAFALISVGAVIQADGTGRVAVGGVAHKPWRIEAAEAELPRGARDAAKAILADARPTEQNRFKVDLVERTLGAVLSEARG; via the coding sequence ATGAAAGCTTTCACCTTTGAGCGCGCGCCCTCGATCGAGGCCGCAGTGAAAACGGCTGCTGCCAACCCAGACGCCAGGTTTATCGCCGGTGGCACCAACCTGCTCGATCTGATGAAACTCGAGATCGAAACGCCAACTCATATCATCGATGTGAATGGACTTGGTCTCGATGAAATCGAATCCACCGATGACGGTGGTCTGCGCATCGGTGCTCTCGTGCGAAATACCGATCTTGCCGCACACATGACTGTTCGCCGCGACTACGGTCTGTTGTCGCGAGCCCTGGTTGCCGGTGCCTCCGGCCAGCTTCGCAATAAGGCGACCACGGCCGGTAACCTGTTGCAGCGCACCCGCTGTCCGTATTTCTATGATCCGAACCAGCCGTGCAACAAGCGTCAGCCGGGCAGCGGCTGCTCGGCCATTGGTGGGTTCAGCCGTCAACATGCGGTTGTCGGGGTAAGTGATGCCTGCATCGCCACCCATCCCAGCGATATGGCAATCGCCATGCGGGCGCTCGATGCGACCATCGAAACAGTAAAAGCAGATGGCAGCCGCCGGTCTATTCCGATTGCCGATTTCCATCGTCTTCCGGGAGAGACCCCACATATCGAAAGCGTATTGGAGCGCGGCGAATTCGTGACCGCTGTTCTGCTTCCACCACCGATCGGCGGAAAGCATATCTATCGAAAGGTCCGGGACCGGGCGTCCTATGCGTTTGCGCTGATTTCAGTCGGCGCTGTCATTCAAGCGGATGGTACGGGGCGTGTTGCCGTCGGCGGTGTCGCTCATAAGCCCTGGCGGATCGAAGCCGCAGAAGCGGAACTGCCAAGAGGCGCTCGCGATGCGGCGAAAGCCATTCTCGCCGATGCCCGTCCGACTGAACAGAACCGGTTCAAGGTCGATCTTGTCGAGCGTACGCTTGGCGCCGTCCTTTCCGAAGCAAGGGGGTGA
- the paoC gene encoding aldehyde oxidoreductase molybdenum-binding subunit PaoC yields MKFDTPATTNPIDRLKVVGQPIHRIDGQLKTTGRAMYAYEWRDPNTRYAYGYPVGAAIAKGRIKAMDVTAARKADGVISVVTTLDVGKREKGKFNTANLFGGDDVQHYHQAIAVVVAETFEQARAAAALVKVDYDEEKGTFDLSAARETAKKPDDSQKPDTAVGDFETAFRTAPVTIEQSYTTPDQSHAMMEPHASIAAWDGDEVTVWTSSQMIDWWRSDLATTLGVDKEKIHLMSPFIGGGFGGKLFLRADAVLAAFAARAAKRPVKVALPRPLVINNTTHRPATIQRIRIGAERDGKITAIAHESWSGDLAGGGPEVAVNQTRLLYAGANRMTAMRLATLDLPEGNAMRAPGEAPGLMALEIAMDEMAEKVGMDPIAFRIANDTQVDPENPERPFSHRDLIGCLKRGADRFGWDNRPKAGSRRQGNWLIGMGVAAAFRDNMVLPSGARVKLDNQGVVTVETDMTDIGTGSYTIIAQTAAEMMGIGVDKVAVHLGDSRFPISAGSGGQFGANSATSGVYAACVKLREAITQKLGFNSDDIVFEDGVVKAGNRSVFLAEAAGPDGLVGEDTMEWGDLTKTHQQSTFGAHFVEVGVDVATGETRIRRMLAVCAAGRILNPITARSQVIGAMTMGAGGALSEELVVDAKRGFFVNHDLAGYEVPVHADIPHQEVIFMDETDPMSSPMKAKGIGELGLCGVSAAIANAIYNATGVRVRHYPITLDKLIGGLPDIA; encoded by the coding sequence ATGAAGTTCGATACACCTGCAACAACCAATCCAATCGACCGCCTCAAGGTCGTCGGTCAGCCGATTCACCGCATCGATGGTCAATTGAAGACAACCGGCCGGGCGATGTATGCCTATGAGTGGCGTGATCCGAACACGCGTTATGCCTATGGCTACCCGGTTGGGGCAGCGATTGCCAAAGGCCGGATCAAAGCCATGGATGTGACTGCAGCCAGGAAAGCTGATGGCGTGATTTCTGTGGTGACAACTCTGGATGTCGGTAAGCGCGAGAAGGGCAAGTTCAATACTGCAAACCTGTTCGGTGGCGATGACGTTCAGCATTATCATCAGGCAATTGCCGTCGTGGTCGCGGAGACTTTCGAGCAGGCGCGGGCTGCTGCGGCCCTGGTCAAAGTGGACTATGACGAGGAGAAAGGGACATTTGATCTCAGTGCGGCGCGAGAGACGGCGAAAAAGCCGGATGATTCCCAGAAGCCCGACACGGCAGTCGGCGATTTTGAAACAGCTTTCCGAACTGCTCCAGTCACCATCGAGCAATCCTATACGACGCCTGACCAATCTCATGCGATGATGGAACCGCATGCTTCGATCGCCGCTTGGGATGGTGACGAGGTGACCGTGTGGACATCCAGCCAGATGATCGATTGGTGGCGCTCCGATCTCGCCACAACCCTCGGCGTTGACAAGGAGAAGATCCACTTGATGTCGCCGTTTATCGGCGGCGGATTCGGCGGCAAGCTGTTTCTCCGGGCCGACGCTGTCTTGGCCGCCTTCGCGGCAAGGGCGGCGAAACGACCTGTCAAAGTCGCCCTGCCGCGTCCATTGGTGATCAATAACACCACCCACCGTCCGGCAACGATCCAGCGTATCCGCATCGGCGCTGAGCGGGACGGAAAGATCACCGCCATCGCGCATGAGAGCTGGTCAGGCGATCTTGCCGGAGGCGGTCCTGAGGTGGCGGTCAATCAAACGCGGCTTCTTTATGCCGGCGCAAACCGGATGACGGCCATGCGTCTTGCGACCCTCGATCTTCCAGAGGGCAACGCCATGCGCGCTCCGGGCGAGGCGCCCGGCTTGATGGCGCTGGAAATTGCCATGGATGAAATGGCCGAAAAGGTTGGCATGGACCCGATCGCGTTTCGCATCGCCAATGACACTCAGGTCGACCCGGAAAATCCCGAGCGCCCATTCTCGCATCGTGACCTGATCGGCTGTCTGAAGCGGGGTGCCGATCGCTTTGGTTGGGATAATCGACCGAAGGCCGGATCCCGCAGGCAGGGCAATTGGCTGATCGGCATGGGCGTCGCCGCCGCGTTCCGCGACAACATGGTCCTTCCTTCCGGCGCTCGGGTCAAACTCGATAACCAGGGCGTTGTTACAGTTGAGACCGACATGACCGATATCGGAACCGGCAGTTACACGATCATCGCCCAGACCGCCGCGGAAATGATGGGCATTGGTGTCGATAAAGTCGCCGTGCATCTCGGAGACTCTCGGTTCCCGATTTCGGCGGGTTCTGGTGGCCAGTTCGGGGCCAATTCGGCGACATCGGGCGTCTATGCGGCTTGCGTCAAGCTTCGTGAGGCGATCACCCAAAAACTTGGGTTCAATTCCGATGATATTGTCTTCGAGGATGGTGTCGTCAAAGCTGGAAACCGGTCGGTTTTCCTTGCCGAGGCCGCTGGCCCTGACGGTTTGGTCGGCGAAGATACGATGGAGTGGGGCGATCTCACCAAGACGCATCAGCAATCCACCTTCGGTGCGCATTTTGTCGAGGTTGGCGTCGATGTCGCCACTGGCGAAACACGCATTCGGCGCATGTTGGCGGTGTGCGCGGCTGGTCGTATCCTCAATCCGATTACGGCGCGCAGTCAGGTGATCGGCGCAATGACCATGGGAGCCGGAGGCGCCCTGTCGGAAGAACTGGTGGTCGATGCAAAGCGAGGCTTTTTCGTCAATCACGACCTTGCCGGATACGAGGTTCCGGTTCATGCGGACATTCCGCATCAGGAGGTTATCTTCATGGACGAGACTGATCCGATGTCATCGCCGATGAAGGCAAAGGGTATCGGGGAACTCGGGCTCTGTGGTGTCTCTGCGGCAATCGCCAATGCCATCTACAACGCGACGGGCGTTCGGGTGCGGCACTATCCGATCACGCTCGATAAACTGATAGGTGGCTTGCCTGACATTGCCTGA
- a CDS encoding hybrid sensor histidine kinase/response regulator, with the protein MIDFRNVMKTAFRIKAPVRSGRADEEFDTEKAQALVRIIIVTGAISYVLPAIIIGATPVEAWSVVPLLSYYFLFSLAAYWWIARWPGENRVRRAITITHDLGALTFTIAVGGQTFLPLFAIMLWVTVGNGLRFGPAYLKISTAATLAGIAIITYFNAYWRENPFMVLTLVATTVLVPAYIYALLGRLRKAYEIAQEASLSKSRFLAQASHDLRQPIHAISLFTACLRDANLQPKELQMVENIDRSLQSVSRLFKSLLDISTLDSGRVTPKYERIAIAEVIDDVLRQNREAAQQSGITLRTVSCSAVVEIDRALLTTMVQNIVNNAIKYAAGRDVVIGCRHRGGRLAVQICDQGPGIPRDHQVRVFEEFYQVRERGDKDIDGVGLGLPIVRRLGRLLDIDVDLKSDPGKGTSVTLGNLHVTHKQEWSQSPLAAGHYPAAIDGLRILLVEDDEAVLIATASLLRKWGCHVQAEATIPRHVGDFDLLITDFDLGGGVTGTECIQIVQDLIGRQMPAVVMSGHDEGRVREDLGSADIPILSKPVRPAELRSVVMVAALETRRTRETNS; encoded by the coding sequence ATGATCGACTTTCGCAACGTGATGAAGACTGCCTTTCGTATCAAGGCGCCGGTGCGTAGTGGTCGTGCGGATGAAGAGTTTGATACGGAGAAGGCGCAGGCGCTGGTTCGTATTATTATTGTCACCGGGGCAATCAGTTACGTTCTGCCAGCGATAATAATCGGAGCGACACCGGTCGAGGCATGGAGCGTAGTGCCTCTTCTCAGCTATTATTTTCTGTTTTCTCTTGCTGCATACTGGTGGATAGCACGTTGGCCCGGCGAAAACAGAGTGCGCCGTGCCATTACCATTACCCATGACCTTGGTGCTCTGACCTTTACCATTGCCGTTGGAGGTCAAACGTTTCTGCCGCTGTTTGCAATCATGTTGTGGGTGACAGTCGGCAACGGTCTGCGCTTTGGACCAGCATATCTCAAAATTTCAACGGCAGCCACGCTCGCCGGGATTGCCATTATCACCTACTTCAATGCCTATTGGCGCGAAAATCCCTTCATGGTCCTGACATTGGTGGCCACGACCGTCCTCGTACCCGCCTATATCTATGCTTTGCTTGGACGATTGCGCAAAGCCTATGAAATTGCCCAGGAGGCCAGCTTGTCGAAATCGCGGTTCCTGGCGCAAGCGAGCCATGACCTTCGGCAACCGATCCATGCCATCAGTTTGTTCACTGCTTGTCTGCGCGATGCCAACCTGCAGCCGAAAGAACTGCAAATGGTTGAAAATATCGACCGATCGCTCCAGAGCGTATCGCGCCTGTTCAAGTCGCTGCTGGATATTTCGACCCTGGATAGTGGTAGGGTTACTCCGAAATATGAGAGGATTGCAATTGCCGAAGTGATCGATGACGTGTTGCGTCAGAACCGGGAAGCGGCGCAGCAGAGCGGCATTACATTGCGGACGGTCAGTTGCAGCGCGGTTGTGGAGATAGACAGGGCTCTTTTGACCACCATGGTGCAAAACATCGTCAACAATGCCATCAAATATGCGGCGGGACGCGATGTCGTCATTGGCTGCCGGCATCGTGGTGGCCGGCTGGCCGTCCAGATCTGCGATCAAGGACCCGGTATTCCCCGGGACCATCAAGTGAGGGTGTTTGAGGAATTCTATCAGGTGCGTGAGCGTGGCGACAAGGACATTGATGGGGTTGGCCTTGGTCTTCCGATCGTGCGGCGTCTCGGTCGCCTGCTCGACATTGATGTGGATTTGAAGTCGGATCCAGGCAAGGGAACCAGCGTCACGCTCGGCAACTTGCATGTTACGCACAAACAAGAATGGTCGCAGTCGCCCCTGGCGGCGGGACACTATCCGGCGGCCATTGACGGGCTGCGCATATTGCTCGTTGAAGACGACGAGGCCGTATTGATCGCCACGGCAAGCCTGCTGCGAAAATGGGGATGCCACGTCCAGGCCGAGGCGACAATACCCAGGCATGTGGGGGATTTTGACCTGTTGATCACCGATTTTGATCTCGGTGGTGGCGTCACCGGCACGGAATGCATCCAGATCGTCCAGGACCTGATTGGCCGGCAGATGCCCGCAGTGGTGATGAGTGGCCATGACGAGGGGCGGGTCAGAGAGGACCTGGGATCGGCTGATATTCCAATCCTGTCAAAGCCCGTGCGACCGGCAGAGCTTCGTTCGGTGGTCATGGTCGCGGCGCTGGAGACACGCAGGACGAGAGAGACGAATTCCTAG
- a CDS encoding LysR family transcriptional regulator produces the protein MNDYKALKVFLLAAEKRNFAQVARELDMTPAAVSRAIAALERDLGVQLFVRTTRQVALTTDGAIFAAQVQPAVTALDSARRDIRNANKSDEGRLRISVPTWFGKAMLPPILSGFRTLYPKMSFEISLSDGLVNIVDDDYDLAIRISSQPSDKFTIWRKIHIVRRILVAAPASKFVDMRHPGELTPDDCLAYSGESRRENWVLSDGGSSMTISAGGAFSANSGEVLADMAADGAGVAMLPGFHVSEHLKTGRLVHVLRGWSPPDLWLTLYYPPYQALPPRIASFSKFFEEQVAAQMVTLN, from the coding sequence ATGAATGACTATAAAGCGCTGAAAGTGTTTCTGCTGGCTGCCGAGAAGCGGAATTTTGCGCAGGTCGCGCGCGAACTCGACATGACACCAGCCGCCGTGAGCCGGGCAATAGCTGCCTTGGAACGTGATCTTGGCGTCCAGCTCTTCGTTCGAACGACCCGTCAGGTTGCCCTGACGACAGATGGCGCTATTTTTGCCGCTCAGGTCCAGCCAGCGGTGACCGCCCTGGATAGTGCGCGGCGCGATATCAGGAACGCAAACAAGAGTGATGAGGGACGGCTGCGGATCAGCGTTCCAACCTGGTTCGGCAAGGCCATGCTGCCGCCGATCCTCTCTGGATTCAGGACGCTCTATCCAAAAATGAGCTTTGAGATTTCCTTGTCGGATGGCCTGGTGAACATTGTTGACGACGATTATGACCTTGCGATCCGCATCTCCTCGCAGCCATCGGATAAGTTCACCATCTGGCGCAAGATCCACATCGTGCGGCGTATTCTTGTGGCAGCACCGGCAAGCAAATTCGTCGATATGCGGCATCCTGGCGAACTGACACCCGACGATTGCCTTGCCTATAGCGGCGAGAGTCGGCGGGAAAACTGGGTTCTGTCGGACGGCGGATCAAGCATGACGATTTCAGCCGGAGGGGCGTTCAGCGCCAACAGTGGAGAAGTTCTGGCTGATATGGCGGCAGATGGCGCCGGGGTGGCGATGCTGCCAGGATTTCATGTCTCGGAACATTTGAAAACAGGGCGCCTGGTTCACGTCTTGCGAGGATGGTCGCCGCCCGATCTATGGTTGACGCTTTATTATCCGCCCTATCAGGCTCTACCGCCTCGGATCGCATCTTTCTCTAAATTTTTCGAAGAACAGGTGGCCGCTCAAATGGTTACGCTCAATTGA
- a CDS encoding gamma-glutamylcyclotransferase, with translation MQLTPELVALTIRGVRDDGPEPGWTPLTEAELDELVDRIESEAGGDPLLVFAYGSLIWNPEFEPASRQRATAYGWHRSFSLKIERWRATSTQPGLMLALERGGQCDGIVFELSAERCRLDLRALVAREIKYREVRSMVRWVYVKTANGVQRALTFWASTSRLGLTKPLPDEQSASLIASACGQGGSCAEYLHKTIVDLQAEGIRDRNLWRLQALVAAEITARHRAITQ, from the coding sequence ATGCAGTTAACGCCCGAGCTTGTTGCCCTGACGATCAGAGGCGTCCGCGACGACGGCCCGGAGCCTGGCTGGACACCCCTTACGGAAGCTGAACTTGATGAACTCGTCGACAGGATTGAAAGTGAGGCAGGCGGCGATCCTCTGCTGGTTTTTGCTTACGGCTCGCTGATCTGGAATCCCGAATTCGAACCAGCCAGTCGCCAACGCGCCACCGCTTACGGATGGCACAGGTCGTTTTCCCTCAAAATCGAACGCTGGCGTGCCACCAGCACACAGCCCGGATTGATGCTGGCCCTGGAGCGTGGTGGACAGTGCGATGGTATTGTCTTCGAGCTTTCGGCTGAACGATGCCGCCTGGATCTGCGCGCCCTCGTCGCTCGGGAGATCAAGTATCGGGAGGTGAGGAGCATGGTCCGTTGGGTTTACGTGAAGACGGCAAACGGTGTTCAACGCGCCCTGACATTCTGGGCAAGCACCAGCCGGCTTGGACTAACCAAACCCTTGCCGGACGAGCAGTCAGCGTCCTTGATAGCCAGCGCCTGCGGCCAGGGTGGCTCATGCGCCGAGTATCTCCACAAGACCATAGTCGACCTTCAGGCCGAAGGGATCCGTGACCGCAATCTCTGGCGTTTGCAAGCGCTGGTCGCTGCGGAAATAACGGCGCGGCACAGGGCCATCACACAGTAA
- a CDS encoding alpha/beta fold hydrolase — translation MGTITTKDGVEIFYKDWGSKDAQPIVFHHGWPLSSDDWDAQMLFFLANGYRVIAHDRRGHGRSAQVSDGHDMDHYAADAFAVVEALDLKNAVHIGHSTGGGEVARYVAMHGQPAGRVAKAVLVSAVPPLMLKTDANPEGLPMEVFDGFRSALAANRAQFFRDVPAGPFYGFNRDDAKVQEGVIQNWWRQGMMGGAKAHYDGIKAFSETDQTEDLKTITVPTLVLHGEDDQIVPIADAALKAIKLLKNGTLKTYPGFSHGMLTVNADVLNADLLAFVKS, via the coding sequence ATGGGTACCATCACCACCAAGGACGGCGTTGAAATCTTCTACAAGGATTGGGGCTCGAAGGATGCTCAGCCGATTGTATTTCATCATGGCTGGCCGCTGTCATCGGATGACTGGGACGCGCAGATGCTGTTCTTCCTCGCCAACGGTTACCGCGTGATTGCCCATGACCGGCGCGGCCACGGCCGTTCGGCGCAGGTTTCTGATGGCCACGACATGGACCATTATGCAGCTGATGCCTTCGCGGTCGTTGAAGCCCTCGACCTCAAGAACGCCGTCCATATCGGTCACTCCACCGGCGGAGGAGAAGTCGCCCGGTATGTGGCCATGCATGGCCAGCCAGCCGGTCGCGTCGCCAAGGCGGTTCTGGTGTCTGCCGTCCCGCCGCTGATGCTGAAGACTGACGCCAATCCCGAAGGCCTGCCGATGGAAGTTTTCGACGGTTTCCGCTCAGCGCTGGCTGCCAACCGCGCGCAGTTCTTCCGCGACGTTCCCGCCGGTCCATTCTATGGCTTCAACCGTGACGACGCCAAAGTCCAGGAGGGCGTGATCCAGAATTGGTGGCGTCAGGGTATGATGGGCGGCGCGAAGGCGCATTACGACGGCATCAAGGCTTTCTCTGAAACCGACCAGACCGAGGATCTGAAGACGATAACCGTCCCAACTCTCGTCCTGCATGGCGAAGACGACCAGATCGTGCCCATCGCCGATGCAGCACTGAAAGCTATCAAGCTGCTGAAGAATGGTACGCTCAAGACCTATCCCGGCTTCTCGCACGGTATGCTGACCGTCAATGCCGATGTGCTCAACGCCGACCTGCTGGCTTTCGTGAAGTCCTGA
- the greA gene encoding transcription elongation factor GreA: MSVAFTKEDSAETAAETLLPERPISPHPNLVTESGLKALERQRVQARDAYDAARAIEDVNERRRQMAGPFRDLNYLEERLHTAQVMPDPITADSVSFGTTVTFTRDDGRVQTYRIVGEDEADPKAGSISYVSPVARALIGKAVGDVVSLGDQELEITAISP, translated from the coding sequence ATGAGTGTTGCATTTACCAAGGAAGACAGTGCGGAAACGGCAGCTGAAACGCTACTGCCCGAGCGTCCGATTTCGCCACATCCGAATCTCGTGACGGAATCGGGATTAAAAGCGCTGGAGCGGCAACGTGTGCAAGCACGTGACGCCTATGATGCCGCGCGCGCAATTGAAGACGTCAATGAACGGCGTCGGCAGATGGCCGGCCCTTTTCGGGATTTGAACTACCTTGAAGAGAGGCTTCACACGGCTCAGGTCATGCCCGATCCGATCACCGCTGATAGCGTCTCTTTTGGGACGACCGTGACGTTCACCCGTGATGATGGACGCGTCCAAACCTATCGTATCGTCGGCGAAGACGAAGCAGATCCGAAGGCAGGATCGATCTCCTACGTCTCCCCGGTGGCAAGGGCGCTTATCGGCAAGGCTGTCGGTGATGTCGTCAGTCTTGGTGATCAAGAGCTTGAGATCACGGCTATCTCGCCGTGA
- a CDS encoding alpha-glucosidase/alpha-galactosidase: MTKQPKITFIGAGSTVFMKNIIGDVLQRPALSGARIALMDINPQRLEESEVVARKLISTFGASATVETFADQRKALEGANFVVVAFQIGGYEPCTVTDFEVPKKYGLRQTIADTLGVGGIMRGLRTVPHLWSICEDMMQVCPQAIMLQYVNPMAINTWAIAEKYPAIKQVGLCHSVQGTAMELAEDLSIPYEDIRYRSAGINHMAFYLNFEHRQPDGSYRDLYPDLLRGYREGRAPKPTWNPRCPNKVRYEMLTRLGYFVTESSEHFAEYTPYFIKDGREDLIEKFGIPLDEYPKRCIEQVERWKDQAAAYRSADKIEVKPSKEYASSIINSVWTGEPSVIYGNLRNNGCITSLPDNCAVEVPCLVDDNGIQPTTIGALPPQLTALMRTNINVQELTVAALINENPEHLYHAAMMDPHTAAELDLDQIWSLTTDLLKAHDQWIPQWARIGGVA; this comes from the coding sequence ATGACAAAACAGCCCAAAATCACCTTCATTGGTGCCGGTTCCACCGTGTTCATGAAGAATATCATCGGCGACGTTCTGCAACGTCCGGCACTATCAGGTGCGCGTATCGCACTGATGGATATCAATCCGCAGCGTCTGGAAGAAAGCGAAGTTGTTGCCAGGAAGCTGATTTCCACCTTTGGCGCATCCGCAACGGTTGAGACCTTTGCCGATCAGCGCAAAGCGCTGGAGGGGGCCAACTTCGTGGTCGTCGCCTTCCAAATCGGCGGTTATGAGCCTTGCACCGTCACCGATTTCGAGGTGCCAAAGAAATACGGCCTGCGCCAGACCATTGCCGACACATTGGGCGTTGGCGGCATCATGCGCGGTTTGCGCACCGTGCCGCATCTGTGGAGCATTTGCGAGGATATGATGCAGGTCTGCCCGCAAGCGATCATGCTGCAATATGTCAACCCGATGGCCATCAATACCTGGGCGATTGCCGAGAAATATCCGGCCATCAAACAGGTTGGCCTGTGCCACTCCGTTCAGGGTACGGCCATGGAACTGGCAGAGGATCTGTCCATTCCCTATGAGGACATCCGCTACCGCTCTGCAGGCATCAATCACATGGCGTTCTACCTCAATTTCGAGCACCGCCAGCCGGATGGCTCCTATCGTGACCTCTATCCCGATCTGCTGCGCGGCTATCGTGAGGGCCGCGCGCCGAAGCCAACCTGGAACCCGCGCTGCCCCAACAAGGTGCGCTATGAAATGCTGACGCGCCTTGGCTATTTCGTCACCGAAAGCTCGGAGCATTTTGCCGAATACACGCCGTATTTCATCAAGGACGGCCGCGAAGACCTGATTGAGAAATTCGGTATTCCGCTGGATGAATATCCCAAGCGCTGCATCGAACAGGTTGAGCGATGGAAGGATCAGGCCGCTGCCTACCGCTCCGCAGACAAGATCGAAGTCAAGCCATCGAAGGAATATGCCTCGTCGATCATCAATTCGGTCTGGACGGGTGAGCCCTCGGTGATTTACGGCAACCTGCGCAACAATGGCTGCATCACCTCGCTACCGGACAATTGCGCCGTGGAAGTGCCCTGCCTTGTCGATGACAACGGCATTCAGCCCACCACCATCGGCGCCCTGCCACCGCAGCTCACAGCCCTGATGCGCACCAACATCAACGTGCAGGAACTGACGGTGGCTGCCTTGATCAACGAAAACCCCGAACACCTCTATCACGCCGCGATGATGGACCCGCATACAGCAGCCGAACTCGACCTCGACCAGATCTGGTCATTGACGACGGACCTGTTGAAGGCTCACGATCAGTGGATTCCGCAATGGGCCCGCATCGGAGGGGTGGCGTAA